TTGGGTTATTCATTGAAGTCGATATCGGCAAAGACACTTGGTTCCGTTCTGCGACCGCGTCGCCTGTCATCACGATGACGTTGGCCATGATGGTACTGGTCCTCTCGCATTACTTCGGGGTTGTCTTCAAGGGTTTCAAAGGATATCTCAAGGGGTATGCGTCACCGGTCGCAATCCTGCTTCCGATCAACCTGCTTGAAGAGTTTACAAATTTCATTACACTCTCCATGCGGCTGTATGGGAATATTTTCGCCGGCGAAGTCTTAGTCCTGCTCATCAGGCAGTTTGCTTTCTCAGGCGGGGCCGTCAGCTTCGTCTCCGGATTCTTGCTTGAGGTTCTGTGGCAAGGGTTCTCAGTCTTCATTGGTAGTATTCAAGCGTACGTTTTTGTCACGCTTGGGATGGTTTACACATCACACAAAATTGTGTTCGAGTAACTAAATTAGGAGGAAATTTCTTATGCAATTCATCGCTGCATCAATCGCCGCCGGCATCGCTGCCTTCGGTGCTTCAATCGGTAACGGGATGGTTATCAGCAAAACCCTCGAAGGTATGGCTCGTCAGCCGGAAATGGCTGGGACACTTCGTGGGACTATGTTCATCGGTGTTGGCTTGATTGAAGCCGTTCCGATCTTGTCTGTCGTTGTTGCCTTCATGTTGATGAGTCGTTAATCTGGTTCATCAATAAAGAAGGGAGTGGCAACAAATGACTTTAGGTGACACACTCTTCACACTAGTCACATTTCTGGTTCTGATGCTAGCCGTCGGGAAAGTGGCCTGGAAGCCAGTTTCGAAAATGATGGCGGATCGTCAGCAGAAAATTTCCGGAGATCTGGATTATGCTGAAAAGTCACGCAAAGACGCAGATGCTTTAGCAGCTAAACGTCAAGAAGAACTGCAACACGCCCAAGCCGATGCCGTTAAGATCGTGAATCAAGCCAAGGAAAATGGCGAGAAACAGCGGCAATCATTGGTCGACGCTGCCAACGCAGAAGTCACCACGATGAAGAAGAATGCGCAAACCGACATTGATCAAGCACGTAAAGATGCTTTGGCCAGTGCCAAAAATGATGTGGCAGACCTAAGTTTGACCATCGCGCAAAAACTGATCGGTAAGGAACTCAATGCAGACGATCAAAAAGGTTTGATCGATGACTATATTAAACGGTTAGGTGATGCAAATGGCAGTCACTAATCAGATGGTCGCACCCCGCTATGCCAAAGCTTTATTGGAAGCGGCACAAGATCAAAATCAGGTGGAGACGGTCCATGAAGAGTTACAAGCGCTACAGTCTGTCTTTAACGACAACCCAACGATCTTGACTATTTTTGATAACGCTCGAATCACGGCAGCTGATAAGGACGCCTTGATGACAACCTTAACCAAGGATGCTAGCCCGCTGGTCGCTAACTTGTTGAAGTTAACCCAGCAATATGGGCGATTCGGAGCATTACCAGCCATCATCAGCGCGTTTAACCAAGCGTACGATGAGGAAGCCGGGATTATTGCGGCGACTGTGACGACTGCAGTTGCTTTGTCAGCAGATCAAGCTGATGCTTTGCGCAGTACCATTGCTGCGCGTTTTGGCATGAAATCGACCCAACTGGATCAAGTCGTTGATCCAAGCGTCATCGGCGGTGTGCGAATTCAAGCACGCGGTTCGGTTATCGATGGTACGGTCAAGCACCGTTTCGATAAGATGAAAGCTGCACTGCTGGCAGACTAATGAGTAAGTAAAAGAGGTGAACCGGATGAGCATCAAGACTGAGGAAATCAGTTCTCTGATCAAAAAACAACTTGAAGGATATCAGGACGATTTGGCGGCCGAAGAAGTCGGCACTGTGACTTACATCGGTGATGGGATCGCACGTGCGACTGGGCTGGAAAATGCCATGGCCAACGAATTGCTCCAATTTAGCAACGGCTCATACGGGATGGCGTTAAACCTTGAAACGAACGATGTCGGGATCATTATCTTAGGTGACTTCGATGAGATTCGCGAAGGCGACCAAGTGAAACGCACTGGCCGAATCATGGAAGTTCCTGTCGGGGATGCCATGATCGGGCGAGTTGTCAATTCTTTGGGTCAGCCGGTCGACGGTTTAGGCGCGATTAAGACGGATAAAACCCGTCCGATCGAGTTTAAGGCGCCAGGTGTTATGCAACGCAAATCCGTATCAGAACCGTTACAAACCGGTTTGAAAGCGATTGACGCGCTGGTACCGATTGGCCGTGGTCAGCGTGAGTTGATCATTGGTGACCGGAAAACCGGGAAAACATCAATTGCGATTGATACCATTTTGAACCAAAAAGATCAAAACATGATCTGTGTGTACGTTGCGATTGGGCAAAAGGACAGTACGGTTCGAGCTCAAGTTGAAACGTTGAAAAAATATGGTGCGATGGATTATACCATCGTGCTGACTGCTGGCCCATCTGAACCTGCACCAATGCTGTATATCGCGCCTTATGCCGGTGCAGCGATGGGTGAAGAGTTCATGTATAACGGCAAGCACGTCTTGATCGTGTATGATGATTTGAGCAAACAGGCAACCTCATATCGTGAGCTGTCCTTGCTGCTCCGTCGTCCGCCTGGTCGTGAAGCCTATCCTGGGGATATTTTCTATACCCACAGTCGCTTGTTGGAACGTGCTGCTAAATTGAGTGATAAACTCGGCGGCGGTTCTATGACGGCGTTGCCGGTTATTGAAACTCAGGCAGGCGATATTTCCGCGTACATCCCGACTAACGTTATTTCTATCACGGATGGTCAGATCTTCTTACAAAGCGATCTGTTCTATGCGGGTACACGTCCAGCCATTGATGCTGGTGCTTCTGTTTCCCGTGTTGGTGGTGATGCGCAGGTCAAGGCGATGAAGAAAGTTGCCGGGACATTGCGGTTGGATCTGGCATCCTTCCGTGAACTGGAAGCCTTCACGCAATTTGGTTCTGATTTGGATGCAGCAACGCAAGCTAAGTTGAATCGTGGTCGCCGAACGGTTGAAGTGCTGAAGCAGCCTGTTCACAAACCGTTACCGGTT
This genomic window from Lacticaseibacillus paracasei subsp. paracasei contains:
- the atpA gene encoding F0F1 ATP synthase subunit alpha; translation: MSIKTEEISSLIKKQLEGYQDDLAAEEVGTVTYIGDGIARATGLENAMANELLQFSNGSYGMALNLETNDVGIIILGDFDEIREGDQVKRTGRIMEVPVGDAMIGRVVNSLGQPVDGLGAIKTDKTRPIEFKAPGVMQRKSVSEPLQTGLKAIDALVPIGRGQRELIIGDRKTGKTSIAIDTILNQKDQNMICVYVAIGQKDSTVRAQVETLKKYGAMDYTIVLTAGPSEPAPMLYIAPYAGAAMGEEFMYNGKHVLIVYDDLSKQATSYRELSLLLRRPPGREAYPGDIFYTHSRLLERAAKLSDKLGGGSMTALPVIETQAGDISAYIPTNVISITDGQIFLQSDLFYAGTRPAIDAGASVSRVGGDAQVKAMKKVAGTLRLDLASFRELEAFTQFGSDLDAATQAKLNRGRRTVEVLKQPVHKPLPVEKQVIILYALTHGFLDPIPIEDITRFQDELFDFFDSNAADLLKQIRDTGNLPDTDKLDAQIKAFAGGFQTSKQLAAAKD
- the atpH gene encoding ATP synthase F1 subunit delta, with the protein product MAVTNQMVAPRYAKALLEAAQDQNQVETVHEELQALQSVFNDNPTILTIFDNARITAADKDALMTTLTKDASPLVANLLKLTQQYGRFGALPAIISAFNQAYDEEAGIIAATVTTAVALSADQADALRSTIAARFGMKSTQLDQVVDPSVIGGVRIQARGSVIDGTVKHRFDKMKAALLAD
- the atpB gene encoding F0F1 ATP synthase subunit A, which produces MNEQYPSIKLFGLSFNLTNDIGVLVSAVLVFLLVFWLSRNLKMRPGGKQNVLEWIMDFTNGIVKGTMPGSERYTFNLFAFTLFLFIFISNQIGLFIEVDIGKDTWFRSATASPVITMTLAMMVLVLSHYFGVVFKGFKGYLKGYASPVAILLPINLLEEFTNFITLSMRLYGNIFAGEVLVLLIRQFAFSGGAVSFVSGFLLEVLWQGFSVFIGSIQAYVFVTLGMVYTSHKIVFE
- the atpE gene encoding F0F1 ATP synthase subunit C produces the protein MQFIAASIAAGIAAFGASIGNGMVISKTLEGMARQPEMAGTLRGTMFIGVGLIEAVPILSVVVAFMLMSR
- the atpF gene encoding F0F1 ATP synthase subunit B, encoding MTLGDTLFTLVTFLVLMLAVGKVAWKPVSKMMADRQQKISGDLDYAEKSRKDADALAAKRQEELQHAQADAVKIVNQAKENGEKQRQSLVDAANAEVTTMKKNAQTDIDQARKDALASAKNDVADLSLTIAQKLIGKELNADDQKGLIDDYIKRLGDANGSH